The Solanum pennellii chromosome 11, SPENNV200 genome contains a region encoding:
- the LOC107002870 gene encoding peptidyl-prolyl cis-trans isomerase FKBP19, chloroplastic, which translates to MATPSFSFHPIPNFTINSSSSSSSSTLRHRQIVPSLDLSTSSDGTQSLDCRLVFDRRQVLLSSVGVIATSICNAGRASAEFADMPALRGKDYGKTKMRYPDYTETQSGLQYKDLRVGSGPTPKIGDTVVVDWDGYTIGYYGRIFEARNKTKGGSFEGDDKDFFKFRVGSQEVIPAFEEAITGIALGGIRRIIVPPELGYPNYDYDKKGPRPTTFSGQRALSFVLRNQGLIDKTLLFDIELLKIIPN; encoded by the exons ATGGCGACGCCCTCTTTTTCATTTCATCCCATCCCAAATTTTACCataaattcttcttcttcttcatcatcatccaCG TTGCGGCACCGCCAGATCGTCCCCAGCTTAGACTTATCCACTTCCTCTG ATGGTACTCAAAGCTTGGATTGTCGACTTGTATTCGATCGAAGACAAGTGTTGCTCTCGTCTGTGGGAGTTATAGCAACTTCCATTTGTAATGCTGGAAGGGCATCAGCTGAATTTGCTGACA TGCCTGCTTTGAGAGGAAAGGACTACGGGAAGACAAAGATGCGGTATCCTGACTATACTGAAACTCAATCAGGTCTCCAGTATAAG GATTTGAGAGTTGGAAGCGGTCCCACTCCAAAGATCGGAGATACAGTGGTG GTTGACTGGGATGGTTACACAATAGGTTATTATGGTCGCATATTTGAAGCTCGTAACAAGACGAAAGGTGGTTCTTTTGAG GGGGATGACAAGGACTTCTTCAAATTCAGAGTAGGATCTCAAGAG GTCATACCGGCATTCGAGGAAGCTATTACTGGGATTGCACTTGGAGGTATCAGAAG AATCATAGTTCCTCCGGAGCTGGGATACCCCAATTATGACTATGATAAGAAAGGTCCAAGACCAACAACATTTTCG GGACAAAGAGCTTTGAGTTTTGTGCTGAGGAACCAAGGATTGATTGACAAGACACTCCTATTTGATATTGAACTCCTTAAAATCATACCAAATTGA
- the LOC107004732 gene encoding uncharacterized protein LOC107004732, giving the protein MTSICKLSNPCFNSTSYGSRSSSTPKFVVHLRTSTFNHTLSGSKLSLVINPSIRASLCVKCSQADGNGSSVKKTTLHHLYETQGQSPWYDNLCRPVTDLIPLIDSGVRGVTSNPAIFQKAISTSNAYNDQFRELVQAGKDIDSVYWELVVKDIQDACKLFETIYDKTDGGDGYVSVEVSPRLADDTEGTVEAAKWLHKKVERSNVYIKIPATAPCIPSIKEVISLGISVNVTLIFSLSRYEAVIDAYLDGLEASGLSDLSRVTSVASFFVSRVDTLIDKLLEKIGTPEALDLRGKAANAQAALAYDLYQKKFSGPRWEALVKKGAKKQRLLWASTSVKNPAYPDTLYVDPLIGPDTVSTMPDQALQAFIDHGSVARTIDANLSEAEGIYSALEKLGIDWGFVGSQLELEGVDSFKKSFDSLLDSLQEKANTLKLVSL; this is encoded by the exons atgacTAGCATTTGTAAGCTCTCAAATCCATGCTTCAACTCAACTTCGTATGGTAGCAGATCTTCATCAACACCTAAGTTTGTTGTTCATCTTCGTACTAGCACCTTTAATCACACCCTCTCTGGCTCTAAATTATCACTTGTTATCAACCCTTCTATTAGGGCATCTTTGTG TGTCAAATGCTCCCAAGCTGATGGAAATGGAAGCTCAGTGAAGAAAACTACTCTCCATCATCTCTATGAGACGCAAGGACAGAGCCCATGGTATGACAATCTGTGTCGTCCCGTCACCGATCTCATTCCATTGATTGACAGTGGTGTCAGAGGTGTAACCAGCAATCCCGCG ATTTTCCAGAAAGCTATATCAACATCAAATGCTTACAATGACCAGTTCAG GGAACTTGTACAAGCTGGAAAAGATATAGACAGTGTGTATTGGGAACTTGTGGTAAAGGACATCCAAGATGCATGCAAACTCTTTGAGACAATCTATGATAAAACAGATGGTGGCGATGGGTACGTTTCTGTTGAAGTCTCACCTAGACTTGCTGATGATACAGAGGGGACTGTGGAGGCTGCAAAGTGGCTTCATAAGAAGGTTGAACGTTCCAATGTGTATATTAAAATTCCCGCTACTGCTCCATGCATTCCTTCCATCAAGGAAGTCATTTCACTTGGAATAAGTGTCAATGTGACG CTTATCTTTTCTCTTTCAAGATATGAAGCAGTCATTGATGCTTACCTTGATGGCCTTGAGGCCTCTGGGCTAAGTGATCTCTCCAGAGTCACAAGTGTTGCATCATTCTTCGTTAGTCGAGTAGACACACTTATCGACAAGTTGCTTGAGAAAATTGGAACTCCAGAGGCTCTTGATCTTCGTGGGAAG GCTGCAAATGCACAGGCTGCTCTAGCTTACGATCTTTACCAAAAGAAATTTTCTGGTCCTAGATGGGAGGCGTTGGTAAAGAAAGGTGCCAAGAAGCAGCGGCTGTTGTGGGCCTCAACTAGTGTTAAGAACCCAGCGTATCCCGACACTTTATATGTGGATCCTCTGATTGGACCGGACACT GTTTCAACAATGCCCGACCAGGCTCTTCAAGCATTTATTGATCACGGTTCTGTTGCAAGGACGATTGACGCAAACTTATCTGAAGCAGAAGGTATCTACAGCGCCCTCGAGAAGTTGGGTATTGACTGGGGCTTTGTCGGGTCTCAACTTGAATTGGAGGGTGTGGATTCTTTCAAGAAGAGTTTCGATAGCTTGCTTGACAGTTTGCAGGAGAAGGCAAACACACTCAAGTTAGTGAGCCTGTAA